CGGGAGCCGATGTTCGGTCCGGTCGTCGCGAACACCTTGACCTGGCTGGTGGTGGTCGTCTCTTTCACGATGGTGCTGTCTCTCGCCCTCGCGACCTTCATGAACACTCAGCCCCGCGGCGAGCGATTCCTGCGATTCTGTCTCATCGTTCCCTGGGCATCGGCACTGGTGATGACGAGCACGGTGTGGCGGTTCATCCTCGAGGGCCGCTCGGGCATGCTCAATCGGATACTCAACGACCTGGGCATCCTCGTGGGCTACCCGGACTGGTTCAAGGACCCATCCACGGCGTTCATGTCCGTGATGCTGGTGGGGATCGTCACGTCCATCCCCTTCAGCACCTACGTTCTGCTGGGCGGCATGAAGACGGTTCCCACTGACCTGATCGAGGCTGCTGGTATGGACGGCGCCAGCTCATGGCACACCTGGACAAGCGTGGTGCTACCCAGCATCCGGCCCACGATCTTCGTCGCGATGGTTCTCAACCTGCTCCACGTGTTCAACGCGTTCACCATCATCTGGGTCATCACAGGCGCCAGCGCCGGCAACATCGCCGACACGACCGTGACGTGGTTGTACAAGATCGCGTTCACGGTGCAGCTGGACATGGGCAAGGCCGCGGCGTTGGGCGCGCTGAACTTCCTCTTCCTGATCGTGCTGATCGTCGGCTACATGTTCCTGGCCCGCCCATTGGGCAGCGACGGCACTCCCGGCCGGACCTCGCTGCTTGTCCGAGCCCTCCGAGAGTCGCTCAGCGACTGGGCGATCGGCCGCGGCATCGCGCTGCGTCGCCTGCTGGCCCCGCTCGCCCCCGGCTGGCGACGCACGACTGGCTGGCTCCGTGCGCCTCTGGCGACCCTCGTGGCGATCATCATCAGCCTGTTCTTCCTGATGCCCTACATCGTCATGTTCCTTTCCTCTTTGAAGACCACCAAGGAACTCTGGTCGATGCCGGCGACCTACCTGCCGACCGAATGGCGGTGGGAGAACTACATCGAGGTCTGGAACAAGATCGATCTAGCCCAGTACTTCCGTGTCAGCCTCACCGTCGCCGGCCTGACCACCTTGCTGGTCCTGGTCGTCGCCCTCCCAGCCGCCTACATCGTCTCCAGGGCACAGTTCAGGGGTCGGTCGGGCTTCCTCGCGTTGATCCTCATGACACAGATGCTGCCTGGAGTCGCTGTCGTCATCGGCATCTACCGCGAGGCGGTTCTCGTAAACGCGATCGGCGAGTACTGGTTCATCATCCTCGTGAACACAGCGTTCAACCTGGCCTTCGCCGTGTGGCTGCTGTACGCGAACATCGCCGCCGTCCCCATCGAGCTGGATGAGGCAGCCACGATCGACGGGCTCGGACGCCTCGGCATCCTGATCCGCGTGATCACCCCCCTCATCAGCGGGGGTCTCGTCACAGTGATCGTCTACACGTTCATCGGCGTCTGGAACGAGTTCCTCCTGGCCCTGACCGTCTTCAACGACCCCTCGCGGGAACGTGTCGTTCTGACGGTGGGCATCAACAAGTTCGTCGGGGTCTTCGAGACCAATTACCAGTACCTGTTCGCAGCCTCGCTGATGGCCATCGTGCCTGCAGTTGTTCTGTTCTCGCTCATCGAGCGTCGCCTCGTCGGTGGACTCACCGCCGGCGCAGTCAAGTGATCCCATCCGCCCTGAACCCCAGGACCAAGGAGTAACAATGAAGTTCCGTACCGTCCCTCTCGCCCTCGGCGCTCTCTCGCTCGCGCTGGCTGGATGCTCCGCGGAGCCGGGAGGAACTCCTTCCTCCCAGCCCGCTTCCTCTCAGTCCGGCTCCTCCCCCACCGAGGGTGCGAAGTCCCTCTCCATCGTCCTGGCGCAGTATTCGCCCAAAACACAGGACCACTGGAACGAGATCATCGACGAGTTCAAGGTCGATCACCCCGACGTCGAGGTCGACCTTCAGGTGCTGGATTGGGGAGCACTCACACCCACCGTCAACACCCTCATCCAGACGCAGCAGTATCCTGACATCCTCAACTTCGGCAACTGGGCCAGCTACGCCGCTGAAGGCCTCCTCTACCCTGCCGAGGACGTGCTCTCGCAGACGATCATGGACGACTTCCTCCCAGCCTTCGCAGAGAACTCCAAGCTCGAGGGAGTGCAGTACGCGATGCCGATGGTGGCCTCGGTGAACGTCCTGTATTACAACAAGGACATCCTCGATCGCGCTGGGATCACGGCACCACCGGCGACATTCGAAGAGCTCATCCAGCAGTGCTCCAAGATCAAGGAACTCGAGGAGGACATCGTGCCCTTCGCCGTGGCTCTCGGCGCCGTGGGTGGCACGGCTGAGGCCGCCCTGTGGACGTACTCAGGCGGCGGAGACTACTTCAAGGACGGCGAATGGGTCATCGACAGCGACACGAACGTGGAGACGTTCGAGTTCATCAAGCAGCTCACGGCCGACGGCTGCACGCAGCCGAACCCCGGTCAGACGAACACCGGTGACGGCACCTACCCCTGTTCCAGCAGGGCAAGGCCGCCATGGCCTACGGCACTCTCGGTACCGGCGCATTCACCACGCCGGCACGCGAAGCTGGCATCGACTTCGGGACGGCGACCTACCCGACCGCGGGCGGCGCCGCCCCCTGACGCTCGGGATCCAGGACAACCTGCTCGCCTTCAAGAAGGACGGCAACCAGCAGCTGATCGCCGACCTCCTGACCCGCTACTACGAGGCGGAGCACTACGCCAGCGTCGCCAAGACAGAGGGCGCCTTCCCGACCACCAAGTCGGCACTCGATATCACGATCAACGATCCTGAGACCGGGCTCACGCCTGCCGACCTGGACCTGATGGAGCAGTCCCGGTTCTACCCGACGACGCAGCCTGGCTGGACCGGCGTCAACGCCCGGATCAAGTCGGACATCGGCCTCGCGGTGACCGAGGGCAACGACACCAGGCAGGTGCTGGCTGCCATCCAGGAAGCCTCGAAGACCGAATGACCCGCGACGGTGTGCAGGTCCTGAGAATTGTGCATGTCTCGGACCTGCATCTGGAACCGGAAGCAACCGAGCAGTACCCCGGGCTCGCATCCCGACTGGAACGGTCGCGCGCCGCGATCCTTCGCCTCGAGCCGGATTTCGTCGTCGCCACAGGCGACCTGACGAACCGGGGATCCGTCTCGCCTGCCGATTTCACCCTGGCCAAATCATGGCTCGACAGGTTGGACGTCCCGTACCTCACCGTGCCGGGAAACCATGATCTGGGGGCAAACCGCCTCCGTGGCCGGCTCCATCCGATGGAAGCATACGAGGATGTGGAGTTCGCAGAGACCGGCTACGCACAGACTTTCGGGACCGAACCCATCCGCAGCATGGACCTCCATGGACTCCAGATCGTCGGAATCGCTCTCCGCGAGGACGACCCCGACGACGCCTTGGGCCAGCTGCGGCTGTGGCTGCGTGAGGCGATAGGTCCGGTGGTCGTGGTTGGCCACTATCCCGTCGTCGTTCCGAGAGCCTGGTCCAGCGACGAGGCTTTCGCGGCCATGGGCTATGTGGACCGGTCGGCGGTCGCACTCACCCGGGTGATCGACGATAACCCCCAGGTCATCGCCTACCTGTGTGGGCATGTTCACCTCACCTCTCTGCGCAGGATCAATTCCCGCTGCCTTCAGTTCACTGCCGGCGGCCTCGGCCCCGGCGCCTCTTCTTTCCGCGTCTATGACTGGGACGGCGCTACATGGAGGTACTCGACCGTCGACACCGAAGGGCCCAGGATCTTCTGGGAGACAGGCATCGAGGAGGCACGCAAAGACCCGTTGTTCTCATCGGGCACCGACGCCGAGCGCCAGGGCAGCTGGACACCGGACGTCACCCCAACCACAGGAACCAAGGAGCAAGCGTGACCCCCGACTTCTCGACTGCGCCGCGTCCGACTTCGCGTCGATGACCCGGCCGGACCTGCTGGAGGCAATCACTGCCGCAGAGGGACGCACCCTGATCTGCGAGACCTCTGCACTCACCGAGCCACTGATCGCCGGCATCACGAACGCAGAGGTCGCGGCCAGCCTTGCGGCCGACATGATCCTGCTGAACTTCCTCGACGTGGACGATCCGGTGATCAACGGGCTGCCGGGCGATACCCCGATCGCGGACTCTGTCCGGACGCTGAAGCGCCTTGCGGGGCGACCTGTGGGAATCAACCTCGAGCCAATCGACGCCCGATACGAACCGGACCCTGCGGACCCCTATTTCGTTCCGCCGGGACGGCGCGCCACTCAGGCCAATGCCCTGAGAGCCGCGGAGCTCGGGGTCGACCTGATCGTCTTCACCGGGAATCCCGGCGCGGGGGTCAGTAATCACACCATCGCGGATGCCGTCGCCGAGGCGCACGAGGTCGTCGGGGACCGGTTGGTCCTCGCTGCGGGTCGGATGCATGCGGCAGGCGTGTTCGGGCCCCAAGGAGGCCTGCTGACCCTTGCTGAGGTCGACGCCTTCATTGATGCCGGTGCGGATATCGTCCTTCTCCCCGCTCCGGGAACGGTGCCGGGCGTGACTCTCGAACTGGTGCACCCACTCGTTTCCCGCGTCCACTCCCGGGGTGCGCTGGTGATGACCACCATCGGCACCTCACAGGAAGGCTCGGACGAGGCGACCATGCGTCAGTTCGCGCTCACAGCGAAGATGGCCGGCGCCGACCTGCATCACATCGGTGACGCCGGTTACAGCGGGATCGCCACGCCGGAGAACATCTTCGCCTACTCCATCGCGGTGCGCGGACGGCGACACACGATCGCCCGCATGGCCCGTTCAGTTCTCCGCTGAGCCGGCAACGAGTTCGCCGAGACACACAGGGGCCGGGACGACTGATCGTCCCGGCCCCTGTCCGCGTCCACTCCGGCGGCCCGGCTCACTGCTGGTAGGGCGCCCCGCCCTGGTGGCCGGCGGCCGGCGGGTAGCCCGGCACAGACGGGTACCCCGGATAGCCCGAGGCCGGCGGGTAGCCGCCGGGATTCGTGGGCTGCGTAGGCACCCCGGGGCGCCCGATGATCAGGGCCACAGCCGTGCAGATGCCGGAGACGATGTTGGGAACCCCCACGATCATCCCGTACCAGGCGAAGCCGATCGATTGGGAGATCTGGTGCCCGAACAGGCCGAGCAGGACGCCGATCCCGTTGGTCACGGCAGCAACCGCGAGCAGGATCCGGGGCACCCCGCCGCTTCGCACGACGCCGACGATGAACAGCGCGAGCAGCAGGGCCGGGATGATCAGCGACATCCACTGAGGCAGGTTGAGAGACATGGCGACGCTCCTGTCTGGGCGGCGACCTGGTGTCGCCCCCGGAAAGGTATCAAGCCAGTGCGTCAACCTCGGCCGGTTCCTCCGACCCGGCCTCGGCGTCTGCGCCGCCGTCGAGCTGCTTCAGCCCGATCACGCAGCCGACGATCCCAACCAGGAACAGCGCCTTGAGCCACGACATCGCCTCGGCGCCGGTCGCCACCGAGTAGCCGACGGTCAGGACGGTGCCGACGCTCGTCCACACGGCGTAGGCGGTGCCGGTGGGGATGTGCTGCATCGCGAACGACAGCCCCACGACGGAGGCGACGGTGGCCACCAGGAACACCAGCGTCGGAGCGAGATCGGTGAAGCCGTTGCTGGCGGACAGCGCGTTGGCCCAGACTGCCTCGAGGACGGCACTGAGCAGCAGCACGGGCCACGCCAGGCCGCGGGGAATGCTCGTCGCGCCCCTCATGCGAGCGCCTTCAGCCCGACGACGCACGTCACGATCCCCAGCAGGAGCAGCACCTTTACCAGCCCGGCCCGCTCGGCGCCCGTGATCATGGCCCAGAGCACGGTCAGGGAGGCGCCGGTGGCGGTCCAGACGGCGTACGCGGTGCCCGTGGGGAGGGTGTTGAGTGCGAAGCCGAGCCCGAGGAGACTCGCGATCGACGCGACGACGAAGACCAGCGTCGGCACCCGCCGGCGCAGCCCGTCCGAGCGGCCGAGCGCGGTGGCCCAGACGGCCTCCAGCACGCCGGATGCAAGGAGAATGACCCAGTCCATTCGGGAATGTCCCTTTCGTTGACGACGGTTGGCCAGTCTTGTCATCACCGGGTACTGAACCGTCGTCCGGGGCGGGATCGCCGTCCCACAGGGTAGCAAACGCTGGGGCGGGGCCGCCCCGGGGCCGGTGCCCGGTGCTAGCGTCGTGTCATGTCCGATTCCCCCGTGCGCGCCGCGACGCCCCTCGACCGGATCGCCGACGCGTTCGTCGACACGATCGCCACCCTCAGCCCCATGATCGCCACCGACATCGGCGTGGCCGGCGACCCGCGGGCCATCGACGACTTCTCGCCCGACGGCCTGGCCGCAGTGGCCGATGCGACCCGCGAGACCCTGCGCCAGGTGGAGGCCGCCGTCCCCGTCGACGCGATCGACGAGGTCACCCGGGCCGCCATGATCGAGCGTCTCTCGCTCGACCTCGAGCTGTACGACGCCGGCGAGACCCACGCGGAGCTCAACAACCTGGCCTCCCCGCTGCAGTCGATGCGCGCCGTGTTCGACCTGATGCCGACTTCCACCGACGACGACTGGGCCGACATCGCTGCCCGCATGCAGGCCGTGGCAGGCGGCGTCGACGGCTACATCGCCTCCCTGCGGCATGCCGCCGACCGCGCGCACGGCCCCTTCCCGGCCCGCCGTCAGATCGACATCGGTATCGACCAGGCCCGTGACATGGCAGCCCTGGAGGGTTTCTGGGCGCAGCTGGCCTCCGGCGCGAAGGTCCCCTTGACGCTGGCCGCCGA
The DNA window shown above is from Tessaracoccus defluvii and carries:
- a CDS encoding DMT family transporter, translated to MDWVILLASGVLEAVWATALGRSDGLRRRVPTLVFVVASIASLLGLGFALNTLPTGTAYAVWTATGASLTVLWAMITGAERAGLVKVLLLLGIVTCVVGLKALA
- a CDS encoding ABC transporter substrate-binding protein, whose translation is MKFRTVPLALGALSLALAGCSAEPGGTPSSQPASSQSGSSPTEGAKSLSIVLAQYSPKTQDHWNEIIDEFKVDHPDVEVDLQVLDWGALTPTVNTLIQTQQYPDILNFGNWASYAAEGLLYPAEDVLSQTIMDDFLPAFAENSKLEGVQYAMPMVASVNVLYYNKDILDRAGITAPPATFEELIQQCSKIKELEEDIVPFAVALGAVGGTAEAALWTYSGGGDYFKDGEWVIDSDTNVETFEFIKQLTADGCTQPNPGQTNTGDGTYPCSSRARPPWPTALSVPAHSPRRHAKLASTSGRRPTRPRAAPPPDARDPGQPARLQEGRQPAADRRPPDPLLRGGALRQRRQDRGRLPDHQVGTRYHDQRS
- a CDS encoding ABC transporter permease, giving the protein MIAFPAGYSIWLSFMKTNQIGQIKGFVGLDNYAALFREPMFGPVVANTLTWLVVVVSFTMVLSLALATFMNTQPRGERFLRFCLIVPWASALVMTSTVWRFILEGRSGMLNRILNDLGILVGYPDWFKDPSTAFMSVMLVGIVTSIPFSTYVLLGGMKTVPTDLIEAAGMDGASSWHTWTSVVLPSIRPTIFVAMVLNLLHVFNAFTIIWVITGASAGNIADTTVTWLYKIAFTVQLDMGKAAALGALNFLFLIVLIVGYMFLARPLGSDGTPGRTSLLVRALRESLSDWAIGRGIALRRLLAPLAPGWRRTTGWLRAPLATLVAIIISLFFLMPYIVMFLSSLKTTKELWSMPATYLPTEWRWENYIEVWNKIDLAQYFRVSLTVAGLTTLLVLVVALPAAYIVSRAQFRGRSGFLALILMTQMLPGVAVVIGIYREAVLVNAIGEYWFIILVNTAFNLAFAVWLLYANIAAVPIELDEAATIDGLGRLGILIRVITPLISGGLVTVIVYTFIGVWNEFLLALTVFNDPSRERVVLTVGINKFVGVFETNYQYLFAASLMAIVPAVVLFSLIERRLVGGLTAGAVK
- a CDS encoding metallophosphoesterase family protein; protein product: MTRDGVQVLRIVHVSDLHLEPEATEQYPGLASRLERSRAAILRLEPDFVVATGDLTNRGSVSPADFTLAKSWLDRLDVPYLTVPGNHDLGANRLRGRLHPMEAYEDVEFAETGYAQTFGTEPIRSMDLHGLQIVGIALREDDPDDALGQLRLWLREAIGPVVVVGHYPVVVPRAWSSDEAFAAMGYVDRSAVALTRVIDDNPQVIAYLCGHVHLTSLRRINSRCLQFTAGGLGPGASSFRVYDWDGATWRYSTVDTEGPRIFWETGIEEARKDPLFSSGTDAERQGSWTPDVTPTTGTKEQA
- a CDS encoding DMT family transporter — protein: MRGATSIPRGLAWPVLLLSAVLEAVWANALSASNGFTDLAPTLVFLVATVASVVGLSFAMQHIPTGTAYAVWTSVGTVLTVGYSVATGAEAMSWLKALFLVGIVGCVIGLKQLDGGADAEAGSEEPAEVDALA